In a genomic window of Rhinoraja longicauda isolate Sanriku21f chromosome 23, sRhiLon1.1, whole genome shotgun sequence:
- the LOC144605121 gene encoding uncharacterized protein LOC144605121 isoform X2, with the protein MHCLKLSTLLLFVSVSLSSLDRLQAGAISDPDAVLPGWNSWEVPVLRKRSPFGWPAALPAQQLLMAKSVRVKKRKCNTATCVTQRLADFLSRSNMYLGAVYTPTNVGSNTYGKRDSVGLYNRELQSYLQR; encoded by the exons ATGCACTGTCTGAAATTATCCACCCTTCTCCTCTTCGTCTCAGTATCCCTCAGCTCGTTGGACCGATTACAGGCTGGCGCGATCAG TGACCCTGATGCTGTGCTTCCGGGGTGGAACTCCTGGGAGGtccctgtgctgaggaagaggtCTCCCTTTGGCTGGCCAGCTGCTTTACCTGCACAACAGCTTCTGATGGCAAAGAG TGTCCGTGTgaaaaagaggaagtgcaacactGCCACCTGCGTGACACAGCGTCTGGCGGACTTTTTAAGCCGTTCCAACATGTATTTGGGTGCCGTTTACACACCGACAAATGTAGGCTCGAACACTTACGGCAAGAGAGACAGCGTGGGACTATACAACAGAGAACTCCAGAGTTATCTCCAACGCTAG
- the LOC144605121 gene encoding calcitonin gene-related peptide 1-like isoform X1, which produces MHCLKLSTLLLFVSVSLSSLDRLQAGAIRDAVVSSDPDAVLPGWNSWEVPVLRKRSPFGWPAALPAQQLLMAKSVRVKKRKCNTATCVTQRLADFLSRSNMYLGAVYTPTNVGSNTYGKRDSVGLYNRELQSYLQR; this is translated from the exons ATGCACTGTCTGAAATTATCCACCCTTCTCCTCTTCGTCTCAGTATCCCTCAGCTCGTTGGACCGATTACAGGCTGGCGCGATCAG GGATGCTGTCGTTTCCAGTGACCCTGATGCTGTGCTTCCGGGGTGGAACTCCTGGGAGGtccctgtgctgaggaagaggtCTCCCTTTGGCTGGCCAGCTGCTTTACCTGCACAACAGCTTCTGATGGCAAAGAG TGTCCGTGTgaaaaagaggaagtgcaacactGCCACCTGCGTGACACAGCGTCTGGCGGACTTTTTAAGCCGTTCCAACATGTATTTGGGTGCCGTTTACACACCGACAAATGTAGGCTCGAACACTTACGGCAAGAGAGACAGCGTGGGACTATACAACAGAGAACTCCAGAGTTATCTCCAACGCTAG